The following are from one region of the Haemophilus parainfluenzae genome:
- the bamA gene encoding outer membrane protein assembly factor BamA, whose translation MKKLLIASLLFGTTTSVFAAPFVAKDIRVDGAQGDLEQQILASLPVRSGQRVTDKDVANIVRSLFVSGQFDDVKAFQDGDALVVSVIAKPIISEVNIKGNSAVPTEALKQNLDANGLKSGEVLNRAKLEGFAQSLREHYKSVGRYNAKVEPIVTTLPNNRAEITLQIDEDDTAKLRSVTFNGNEAISSSKLQEQMELQPDAWWKLWGNKFDGSQFEKDIQTIQDYYQNNGYAKAKVTKTDVQLNEEHTKADITIDVSEGEKYNLSSARIVGNLGGMADELQPLLGELHLNDTFSRADVQNVESLIKDKLGERGYGSATVNAVPTFDDANKTLALTFVVDAGRRLSVRQVRFEGNTVSADSTLRQEMRQQEGTWYNSQLVELGKVRLDRTGFFESVENRVEPIQGSNDEVDVVYKVRERNTGSINFGIGYGTESGISYQASVKQDNFLGTGAAVSLGGTRNDYGTSVNLGYTEPYFTKDGVSLGGNVFYETYDNSKSDTSSTYKRTTYGGNMTLGFPVNENNSYYVGLGYTYNKISNFAYEYNRDLYMKSMNLTGNSIKTNDFDFSFGWNYNSLNRGYFPTKGVKASLGGRVTIPGSDNKYYKLSADLQGFYPLDRDHRWVLSGKATASYANGLGGKRVPFYQLYTAGGIGSLRGFAYGAVGPNAIYQDKYGQWYQSTDVVGGNAMATASVELIVPTPFVGDKSQNSVRTSLFVDAASVWNTKWKSDKEGLKSSPIYATLPDYSKAGRIRASTGVAFQWQSPIGPLVFSYAKPIKKYENDDVEQFQFSIGGSF comes from the coding sequence ATGAAAAAACTTCTAATCGCAAGTTTGTTATTCGGTACTACAACGAGTGTATTTGCGGCACCATTTGTAGCAAAAGACATTCGTGTTGACGGCGCTCAAGGAGACTTAGAACAGCAAATTCTCGCAAGCCTTCCTGTTCGTAGTGGTCAGCGTGTAACGGATAAAGATGTAGCCAATATTGTACGTTCATTATTCGTAAGTGGACAGTTTGATGATGTTAAAGCTTTCCAAGATGGCGACGCATTAGTTGTGAGCGTTATTGCGAAACCAATCATTTCTGAAGTGAATATTAAAGGCAACTCAGCCGTTCCTACGGAAGCACTGAAACAAAATCTTGATGCAAATGGATTAAAGAGCGGTGAGGTGCTAAATCGTGCGAAGTTAGAAGGGTTTGCTCAAAGCTTAAGAGAACATTATAAGAGCGTAGGTCGCTATAATGCGAAAGTTGAGCCTATCGTGACGACTTTACCCAATAACCGTGCAGAAATAACCCTTCAAATTGATGAAGATGATACAGCAAAACTTCGTTCAGTGACTTTTAATGGAAATGAAGCGATTTCTAGCAGCAAATTACAAGAACAAATGGAGCTTCAACCGGATGCTTGGTGGAAACTTTGGGGTAATAAGTTTGATGGTTCTCAGTTTGAGAAAGATATCCAAACTATCCAAGATTACTACCAAAATAATGGTTACGCAAAAGCGAAAGTGACTAAAACAGATGTTCAGTTAAATGAAGAGCATACCAAAGCAGATATCACTATTGATGTAAGTGAAGGCGAAAAATACAATTTAAGTTCTGCTCGTATTGTCGGTAACTTAGGTGGTATGGCTGATGAATTGCAACCATTATTAGGTGAACTTCACTTAAACGATACGTTCAGCCGTGCGGATGTGCAAAATGTTGAAAGCTTAATTAAAGATAAATTAGGTGAACGTGGTTACGGTAGTGCAACGGTTAATGCTGTACCAACTTTTGATGATGCGAATAAAACATTAGCATTAACCTTTGTGGTTGATGCAGGACGTCGTTTATCTGTACGTCAAGTTCGCTTTGAAGGTAATACCGTTTCTGCAGATAGTACATTACGTCAAGAAATGCGTCAGCAAGAAGGAACTTGGTATAACTCACAATTAGTTGAGTTAGGTAAAGTGCGTTTAGATAGAACAGGTTTCTTTGAGAGCGTAGAAAATCGTGTTGAACCAATCCAGGGTTCTAATGATGAAGTCGATGTCGTATATAAAGTAAGAGAACGTAATACCGGTAGCATTAACTTTGGTATCGGTTATGGTACAGAAAGTGGTATTAGCTATCAAGCTAGTGTGAAACAAGATAACTTCTTGGGAACAGGTGCGGCGGTAAGTCTAGGTGGTACACGTAATGACTACGGTACAAGTGTAAACTTGGGTTATACAGAACCATACTTTACTAAAGATGGCGTAAGTTTAGGTGGAAACGTATTCTATGAAACTTACGATAACTCGAAAAGTGATACTTCATCAACCTATAAACGTACCACTTATGGTGGTAACATGACATTAGGATTCCCAGTTAATGAGAATAACTCATATTACGTGGGATTAGGTTATACTTATAATAAAATCAGTAACTTCGCGTATGAATACAACCGTGATTTATACATGAAGTCAATGAATTTGACTGGAAACTCAATCAAAACTAATGATTTTGATTTCTCATTTGGTTGGAACTACAACAGCCTAAACCGTGGCTATTTCCCAACTAAAGGGGTGAAAGCAAGTTTAGGTGGCCGTGTCACCATTCCAGGATCTGATAATAAATATTATAAATTAAGTGCTGATCTTCAAGGTTTCTACCCATTAGATCGTGATCATCGCTGGGTATTATCTGGAAAAGCAACTGCTTCTTATGCAAATGGCTTAGGTGGTAAACGTGTACCGTTCTATCAACTTTATACGGCGGGTGGTATCGGTTCATTACGTGGTTTTGCTTATGGTGCAGTAGGTCCTAATGCGATTTATCAAGACAAATATGGCCAATGGTATCAAAGTACTGATGTCGTTGGTGGTAACGCGATGGCTACAGCAAGCGTGGAACTTATTGTTCCAACCCCATTTGTTGGAGATAAAAGCCAAAATAGCGTAAGAACCTCACTTTTCGTTGATGCAGCGAGCGTTTGGAATACAAAATGGAAATCAGATAAAGAAGGCTTAAAATCATCTCCGATTTATGCAACATTACCTGATTACAGCAAAGCAGGTCGAATCCGTGCTTCGACTGGTGTTGCTTTCCAATGGCAATCACCAATCGGACCATTGGTATTCTCTTACGCGAAACCAATCAAAAAATATGAAAATGATGATGTAGAACAATTCCAATTTAGTATTGGTGGTTCTTTCTAA
- the rnhB gene encoding ribonuclease HII: protein MTDFVYPEGYQLFAGVDEVGRGPLVGAVVTAAVILDPNKPISGLADSKKLSEKKRLALAAEIKEKALAWAMGRAEPAEIDELNILHASMLAMERAVKALKIQPHFVLVDGNRIPPNLGLPAQAVVKGDSLVAEISAASILAKVARDQEMEELDKKHPEYAFAQHKGYPTKLHLEKLAELGPLPEYRRSFSPVKKALGIEE from the coding sequence ATGACTGATTTTGTTTATCCTGAAGGTTATCAATTATTTGCAGGAGTGGATGAAGTTGGCCGAGGCCCTTTAGTGGGGGCAGTTGTAACGGCTGCAGTGATCTTAGATCCGAATAAGCCGATTTCTGGTTTGGCGGATTCTAAAAAGCTCAGCGAGAAAAAACGTCTTGCACTCGCAGCAGAAATTAAAGAGAAGGCCTTAGCTTGGGCAATGGGGCGAGCAGAGCCAGCCGAGATTGATGAATTGAATATTCTGCATGCCTCTATGTTAGCCATGGAGCGAGCCGTAAAAGCCTTAAAAATTCAACCGCACTTTGTGTTGGTGGATGGTAATCGAATTCCGCCTAACCTTGGTTTGCCTGCCCAAGCTGTGGTGAAAGGGGATTCACTTGTGGCTGAAATTAGCGCTGCCTCTATTTTGGCAAAAGTCGCACGGGATCAGGAAATGGAAGAATTAGATAAAAAACACCCTGAATATGCTTTTGCTCAACATAAAGGTTATCCCACTAAATTACATTTAGAAAAGTTAGCGGAGCTTGGTCCTTTACCGGAGTATCGTCGTAGTTTTTCACCCGTGAAGAAAGCATTAGGCATAGAAGAATAG
- the lpxD gene encoding UDP-3-O-(3-hydroxymyristoyl)glucosamine N-acyltransferase, producing MQKSYSLQELATKVGGTLRGNADVVVNNIAALSKAEPNQLTFISNAKFRPLLAESKAGILVVSEADVEFCSPESNLLIVKDPYVAYAVLAQYMDTTPKAAQNIHPSAVISEKASIGENVSIGANAVIEEGVVLGDNVIIGAGCFVGKFTKIGAGTQLWANVSVYHEVEIGQNCLIQSGAVIGSDGFGYANDRGRWVKIPQVGQVIIGNNVEIGACTCIDRGALDATVIEDNVIIDNLCQIAHNVHIGTGTAVAGGVIMAGSLKVGRYCLIGGASVINGHMEICDKVTVTGMGMVMRPITEPGVYSSGIPLQTNKEWRKTAALTLGIDGMNKRLKALEKKLG from the coding sequence ATGCAAAAATCCTACTCTTTACAGGAATTAGCAACAAAAGTCGGCGGTACCCTTCGCGGTAACGCCGACGTTGTCGTTAATAATATTGCCGCACTATCAAAAGCAGAACCTAACCAACTGACCTTCATTTCTAATGCAAAATTTCGCCCTTTATTAGCTGAATCTAAAGCTGGTATTCTTGTCGTGTCAGAAGCGGATGTGGAATTTTGCTCACCTGAAAGTAATTTACTTATCGTAAAAGATCCTTATGTTGCTTATGCAGTATTAGCTCAATATATGGACACCACCCCAAAAGCTGCTCAAAATATCCACCCAAGTGCGGTTATTTCTGAAAAAGCTTCAATTGGTGAAAATGTATCAATTGGTGCAAATGCCGTTATTGAAGAAGGTGTTGTATTAGGCGATAACGTGATTATTGGCGCGGGTTGTTTTGTGGGTAAATTCACAAAAATTGGCGCGGGTACACAGCTTTGGGCAAACGTAAGCGTTTATCATGAAGTCGAAATTGGGCAAAATTGCTTAATTCAATCAGGTGCAGTCATCGGTAGTGATGGCTTCGGTTATGCGAATGATCGTGGCCGCTGGGTGAAAATTCCACAAGTAGGGCAAGTGATTATTGGTAATAATGTCGAAATCGGTGCTTGTACTTGTATTGACCGTGGTGCCTTAGACGCGACAGTCATTGAAGATAACGTCATCATTGATAACCTTTGTCAAATTGCCCATAACGTTCATATTGGCACAGGTACAGCGGTGGCTGGCGGTGTGATTATGGCGGGTAGCCTAAAAGTAGGTCGTTATTGTTTAATTGGCGGAGCAAGTGTGATTAATGGCCACATGGAAATCTGCGATAAAGTAACCGTGACAGGCATGGGCATGGTGATGCGCCCAATTACTGAGCCTGGCGTATATTCATCGGGCATTCCACTACAAACCAATAAAGAGTGGCGAAAAACAGCCGCACTTACCTTGGGAATTGATGGTATGAATAAACGATTGAAAGCCCTTGAGAAAAAACTTGGCTAA
- the rseP gene encoding sigma E protease regulator RseP, translating into MSFLWSLGSFIVAIAILVAIHEYGHFWAARKCGIKVHRFSIGFGKVIWRRTDKLGTEFAISAIPLGGYVKMLDGRNEEVPAELKSQAFESKSVAQRAFVIAAGPLANFIFAILAYWVIYAVGIPSVKPVIENVTPNSPAAMAQIEPNSQILAIDGKNTPDWETINLLLTDKLGSDSVELTLTPFGEEQPYQRTINLQNWSFEPDKETAFETLGINPVSSKVEMTLSKVVENSPAEKAGLLIGDKILAENSTALDWKAFVALVQQGQPFTIKVERNQEIFDKTLQPEKNQDGKWFVGLSPTFLKVGEQYRTELKYGILDALQKGVEKTGQISWFIVKAIGKLFSGELSFSSLAGPISIAQGAGASSNAGVIYFLSFLALISVNLGIMNLFPLPVLDGGHLIFLAAEAIKGKPVSERVQNLSYRIGLTILLIETIFVLFNDFLRL; encoded by the coding sequence ATGTCGTTTTTGTGGTCGCTTGGCTCATTTATTGTTGCAATTGCCATATTGGTTGCTATACACGAATACGGCCACTTTTGGGCGGCAAGAAAGTGTGGTATTAAAGTTCATCGTTTTTCGATTGGCTTTGGTAAAGTGATTTGGCGACGCACAGATAAATTAGGCACAGAGTTTGCTATTTCGGCCATTCCACTTGGCGGTTATGTCAAAATGCTTGATGGACGAAATGAAGAAGTTCCCGCAGAATTAAAATCGCAGGCATTTGAAAGCAAATCAGTCGCGCAACGTGCTTTTGTGATTGCTGCAGGCCCTTTGGCTAATTTTATTTTTGCGATTTTGGCATATTGGGTCATTTATGCCGTTGGAATTCCGAGTGTTAAACCAGTCATTGAAAATGTCACGCCAAATTCTCCCGCTGCGATGGCTCAAATTGAACCGAATAGCCAGATTTTAGCAATTGATGGGAAGAATACACCCGATTGGGAAACCATTAATTTATTGCTCACTGATAAGTTAGGTTCTGATTCGGTTGAACTCACATTAACGCCTTTTGGTGAAGAACAACCTTATCAACGAACTATTAATCTGCAAAATTGGTCATTTGAGCCAGATAAAGAAACAGCATTTGAAACATTAGGGATCAATCCCGTTTCAAGTAAAGTAGAGATGACACTATCTAAAGTAGTGGAAAACTCACCAGCAGAAAAAGCAGGCTTGTTAATTGGCGATAAAATTTTAGCAGAAAATTCGACCGCACTTGATTGGAAAGCTTTTGTTGCACTGGTGCAACAAGGTCAACCTTTTACAATCAAGGTTGAACGCAATCAAGAAATTTTTGACAAAACCTTGCAACCGGAGAAGAATCAAGACGGTAAATGGTTTGTTGGGTTAAGTCCGACGTTCTTAAAAGTTGGCGAACAGTATCGAACTGAATTAAAATATGGTATTCTTGATGCCCTACAAAAAGGTGTGGAAAAAACAGGCCAAATTTCTTGGTTTATTGTGAAGGCAATCGGGAAATTGTTTAGTGGAGAGCTTTCATTTTCCAGTTTGGCGGGGCCAATTTCAATTGCCCAAGGTGCAGGCGCATCTTCTAACGCGGGGGTGATTTATTTCTTAAGTTTTCTCGCGTTAATCAGTGTTAATTTAGGCATAATGAATTTATTTCCGTTGCCAGTTTTAGATGGTGGACATCTCATATTTTTGGCAGCGGAAGCTATCAAAGGAAAACCTGTTTCAGAACGGGTACAAAATTTAAGTTATCGTATAGGGCTCACAATCTTGTTAATTGAAACAATTTTTGTGCTTTTTAATGATTTCTTACGTTTATAA
- the lpxB gene encoding lipid-A-disaccharide synthase, whose amino-acid sequence MIKENPIIAIIAGEVSGDILGAGLIQALKRHYPQAKFVGIGGERMIAQGFESFFDMEELSVMGLVEVLKHLPRLLKIRRSIIDQLSDIKPDVFIGIDAPDFNLTVELKLKEKGIKTIHYVSPSVWAWRQNRIYKIAKATHQVLAFLPFEKAFYDRFNVPCRFIGHTMADTILLKPNRTEACQILGIDEKGRYLAILVGSRGNEVGFLSEPFLKTALLLKEKYPDLQFLVPLVNEKRRQQFEEIKAQIAPDLDMHLIDGKARQVMIAAEATLLASGTAALEAMLCKSPMVVGYRMKPFTHFLAKRLVKTKYISLPNLLADEMLVPEMIQEDCEPQKLAEQLSQYLGDDESAVKSRSVLIQRFTALHKLIQCDADSQAAQAVIDLLEQKHD is encoded by the coding sequence ATGATTAAAGAAAATCCGATTATTGCGATTATTGCCGGCGAGGTCTCTGGCGATATTCTTGGTGCAGGTCTCATTCAGGCGCTAAAACGCCACTATCCGCAAGCTAAATTTGTCGGGATTGGTGGCGAGCGAATGATTGCTCAAGGCTTTGAAAGCTTTTTTGATATGGAAGAGCTCTCTGTCATGGGGCTAGTAGAAGTTCTCAAACATTTGCCGCGATTGCTAAAAATTCGTCGTAGTATCATCGACCAACTCTCTGACATTAAACCTGATGTATTTATCGGTATTGATGCACCGGATTTCAATCTTACGGTTGAACTGAAATTAAAAGAAAAAGGGATTAAGACCATTCATTACGTGAGTCCATCTGTCTGGGCTTGGCGTCAAAATCGTATTTATAAAATTGCCAAAGCGACTCATCAAGTATTAGCCTTTCTTCCTTTTGAAAAAGCCTTTTATGATCGTTTTAATGTGCCTTGCCGTTTTATTGGCCATACCATGGCAGATACGATTCTATTAAAACCAAATAGAACGGAAGCTTGCCAGATCTTAGGTATTGATGAAAAAGGACGTTATCTTGCCATTTTAGTGGGGAGTAGGGGGAACGAAGTTGGGTTTCTTTCAGAACCATTTCTAAAAACCGCTTTGTTATTAAAAGAAAAATATCCAGACTTGCAGTTTTTAGTCCCTTTAGTGAATGAAAAACGTCGCCAGCAATTTGAGGAAATAAAGGCTCAGATTGCACCTGATCTCGATATGCATTTAATTGATGGTAAAGCACGCCAAGTGATGATTGCTGCCGAAGCAACTTTACTTGCTTCGGGTACCGCAGCGCTTGAGGCGATGTTGTGTAAATCGCCAATGGTAGTGGGGTATCGAATGAAACCTTTCACGCATTTCTTGGCAAAACGATTGGTCAAAACAAAATATATTTCATTGCCTAATTTGTTAGCGGATGAAATGCTTGTGCCAGAAATGATTCAAGAAGATTGCGAACCGCAAAAATTGGCAGAACAACTTTCTCAGTATTTAGGCGATGACGAAAGTGCGGTCAAATCTCGCAGTGTTTTAATTCAACGTTTTACAGCGTTGCATAAATTAATTCAATGTGATGCGGATAGCCAAGCCGCACAAGCTGTGATTGATTTATTGGAGCAAAAACATGACTGA
- the fabZ gene encoding 3-hydroxyacyl-ACP dehydratase FabZ, which translates to MTLLPHRYPFLLVDRVLDYKEGEWLKAIKNISVNEPCFTGHFPSEPILPGVLILEALAQAMGLLAFKTHELKGGELFYFAGIDEARFKRPVLPGDQMELNVQVIKERRGITAFTGIATVNGEVACEAKLMCARR; encoded by the coding sequence ATGACCTTATTGCCACATCGTTATCCATTTTTATTAGTGGATCGCGTGTTGGACTACAAAGAAGGTGAATGGTTAAAAGCAATTAAAAATATCAGTGTAAACGAACCTTGCTTTACCGGCCATTTCCCGAGTGAACCGATTTTACCAGGTGTGTTAATTCTTGAAGCTTTGGCACAAGCAATGGGATTACTTGCATTTAAAACTCATGAATTAAAAGGTGGCGAATTATTCTATTTCGCAGGTATTGATGAAGCGCGTTTCAAACGCCCAGTATTACCTGGAGATCAAATGGAATTGAACGTTCAAGTGATTAAAGAACGTCGTGGTATTACAGCATTCACGGGTATTGCAACCGTAAACGGTGAAGTAGCTTGTGAAGCCAAATTAATGTGTGCTCGTCGATAA
- a CDS encoding OmpH family outer membrane protein, protein MKNVVKVTALSLGLALASGFAAADENIAFINAGYLFQNHPDRQAVADKLDAEFKPMADKLAASKKEIDDKIVASRKKVEAKVAALQKDAPRLRQAEIQKRQEEITKFGSDEEAALNKLMEEQDKKVAEFQELNEKRQTEERGKLLESIQVATNNLAKAKGYTYVLDANSVVFAVDGKDITEEVLKSIPATEKAAPAKTEEKK, encoded by the coding sequence ATGAAAAACGTAGTAAAAGTTACCGCACTTTCTTTAGGTCTTGCACTTGCATCAGGTTTTGCTGCTGCAGATGAAAATATCGCATTCATCAATGCGGGTTACTTATTCCAAAATCACCCGGATCGTCAAGCTGTAGCAGATAAGTTAGATGCAGAATTCAAACCAATGGCGGACAAACTTGCTGCAAGTAAGAAAGAAATTGATGACAAAATCGTAGCATCTCGTAAAAAAGTAGAAGCAAAAGTGGCTGCTTTACAAAAAGATGCACCTCGTTTACGTCAAGCTGAAATTCAAAAACGCCAAGAAGAAATCACTAAATTTGGTTCAGATGAAGAAGCTGCATTAAATAAATTAATGGAAGAGCAAGATAAAAAAGTGGCAGAGTTCCAAGAGTTAAACGAAAAACGTCAAACTGAAGAGCGTGGTAAATTATTAGAAAGCATTCAAGTTGCAACGAATAACTTAGCAAAAGCAAAAGGTTATACTTATGTTTTAGATGCTAACTCTGTAGTATTTGCAGTAGATGGTAAAGATATTACTGAAGAAGTATTAAAATCTATTCCAGCAACTGAAAAAGCAGCGCCAGCAAAAACTGAAGAGAAAAAATAA
- the lpxA gene encoding acyl-ACP--UDP-N-acetylglucosamine O-acyltransferase: protein MIHPSAKIHPTALVADGAVIGEDVVIGPFCIIEGSVEIKARTVLNSHIVVKGDTVIGEDNQIYQFASIGEVNQDLKYKGEATKTIIGNGNRIREHVTIHRGTIQGGGVTRIGNNNLLMVNVHVAHDCQIKNNCILANNATLAGHVELDDFVIVGGMSAIHQFVIVGAHVMLGGGSMVSQDVPPYVMAQGNHAQPFGVNLEGLKRRGFDKPTMHAIRNVYKMIYRSGKTLEEVLPEIEQIAQTESAISFFVEFFKRSTRGIIR, encoded by the coding sequence ATGATCCACCCAAGTGCAAAAATTCACCCGACCGCGCTTGTTGCTGATGGCGCAGTTATTGGCGAAGATGTTGTTATCGGTCCTTTCTGTATTATTGAAGGGAGCGTTGAGATTAAAGCACGTACTGTTTTAAATTCTCACATTGTCGTGAAAGGCGATACCGTGATTGGTGAAGATAACCAGATTTATCAATTCGCCAGCATTGGTGAAGTGAACCAAGATTTAAAATATAAGGGCGAAGCAACAAAAACCATTATTGGTAATGGAAACCGTATTCGTGAGCATGTGACGATTCACCGCGGCACTATCCAAGGTGGTGGTGTAACACGTATTGGTAATAACAATTTACTCATGGTAAACGTACATGTTGCTCATGATTGCCAAATCAAGAATAACTGTATCTTAGCAAATAACGCAACACTTGCTGGTCATGTTGAATTAGATGATTTTGTGATTGTTGGTGGTATGTCTGCGATTCACCAATTTGTGATCGTAGGGGCACATGTTATGCTAGGTGGCGGTTCTATGGTTAGCCAAGATGTGCCACCTTATGTGATGGCTCAAGGTAACCATGCTCAGCCTTTCGGTGTTAACCTGGAAGGATTAAAACGTCGTGGTTTTGATAAACCAACCATGCACGCGATTCGTAACGTCTATAAAATGATTTACCGTAGTGGTAAAACCCTCGAAGAAGTATTGCCTGAAATTGAACAGATTGCGCAAACTGAATCTGCAATTAGTTTCTTTGTGGAATTCTTCAAACGTTCTACCCGTGGCATTATTCGTTAA